The stretch of DNA TCGTATCGAGACAAGAGGTGATCACTATGAGCATTACCGTCACCGGACGCAGGATGCCCGTGACCGATGCTTTGCGCGACTATGCCGAGGAAAAAATCGGCAACGCAATGAAAGTCATGGACATCGATCCGCTCGTGGCCGAAGTCGTGCTGTACGTAGAGAAGAATCCCGCCAATCCCCGCCCTGCCGTCTGCGAAGCGACGCTGTACACCAAGGGCCACATCGTGCGCGTGGAGGAAAGCGAAGAGGACATGTACGCGGCCATCGACGTGGCGGCTGCGAAGGTCGTGCGCCAGCTGCGCAAGTACAAGACGAAGGTGCTTGACCGCAAGCAGCG from Xiamenia xianingshaonis encodes:
- the hpf gene encoding ribosome hibernation-promoting factor, HPF/YfiA family, with the translated sequence MSITVTGRRMPVTDALRDYAEEKIGNAMKVMDIDPLVAEVVLYVEKNPANPRPAVCEATLYTKGHIVRVEESEEDMYAAIDVAAAKVVRQLRKYKTKVLDRKQRSEGESIRVIEPTMGNDLDVHSLMDELSGDEIVRVKEIDFKPLTQEEALVQIDLLGHDFFAYTDRDTNLVNVLYRRDDGGYGLLKQKEE